Within the Pseudonocardia alni genome, the region ACAGCGACGGCGAGCCGCTCGGGCTGTTCGGCGCCGACCTGTGGGCGCGGCCGTCGAAGCGCGGCGGGGCATGGATGAACTCGCTGGTCGACCAGTCGTCGCTGCTCGGGACGCGGCCTGTCGTGCTGAACACGCTGAACCTGAACAAGCCCCCGGCCGGGGAGCCCGCGCTGCTCACCCTCGACGAGGTCCGCACCCTGTTCCACGAGTTCGGGCACGCCCTGCACGGGCTGTTCTCCGAGGTGGAGTACCCGACGTTCGCCGGGACGTCGGTGCCGCGCGACTTCGTCGAGTTCCCCAGCCAGGTCAACGAGATGTGGCTGGAGGACCCGCAGGTCCTCACCTCGTTCGCCCGCCACCACGTGACCGGCGAGCCGCTGCCCGACGAGCTGCTGGCCGCGTCGCAGGCCGCCCGCGGGTACGGCGAGGGCTTCGCGACGACGGAGTACCTGGCCGCGTCGCTGTTGGACCAGGCGTGGCACCGGCTGTCCCCGGCCGAGGCCGCCGGCATCACCGACGTGCTCGCGTTCGAGCAGCAGGCGCTGGAGGCGGCCGGGGCCGCGCACCCGCTGGTCCCGCCGCGCTACCGCAGTACCTACTTCAACCACGTGTTCGGCGGCAGCGGGTACGCGGCGGCGTACTACTCCTACATCTGGGCCGAGGTGCTCGACGCCGACACCGTCGCCTGGTTCGGCGAGCACGGCGGCCTGCGCCGGGAGAACGGCGACCGGTTCCGCCGCGAGGTGCTGTCCCGCGGCGGCGCCGTCGACGCGATGGAGGCCTATCGCGCGTTCCGCGGCCGCGACCCGGAGATCGCGCCGCTGCTGGCGCGGCGCGGTCTGGCCGGCTGACCCGGCACACACGACCGCCCGCCGTCCGGTGGGGAGCGCCGGGCGGCGGGCGGTGGTGTGTGCGGAGTGCTACTCGTACTGGCGCATCCAGGCGACCCGCATCTCCGACGGCTCCGGCGAGCCGCCGTCGGGGAAGTAGTCGAGCTGGATCGTGGCGTGCATCGGACCCGGGGGGAACGTGTTCGGGTCCTCGGAGCGGAACCACTCGACGCCGTCGACGTAGCCGACGATCGCGTCCGGGGTCCACTCCACGGCGTAGTTGTGCCACTGGGTGATGTCGAGCTGCTTCTTGGCGTCCTTTTGCGAGTTCGAGCTGCCGTAGTGCAGGAAGAAGGACACGTCGTCGCTGGCGCTGGTGGTCTCGGCGAAGTCGATCTCGCCGCCCTCCGGCCAGGACACCTCGCTCGGCCACAGCAGCAGCACCGGGTGGTACTGCTTGTCGCCCTTGGGGAACTGCGCTCGCATCTCCCACTTGCCGTACTTCTGGGAGGTGCCCCAGGCCATGCCGCCGGTGTTGCCCTGCGAGTCGCCGCGGATGACGAGGTTGCCGTTCTCCACCGAGATCGCGTCGGAGGTGCGGCGGCCCTGGCCGTCGTGGCCGGCGCCGTTGTAGGGGGACCAGTTGTTCCCGAGGGTGGACCCGAGGAACTCGTCGCCACCGATGGCCTGCCAGCCCATCTTCAGCGCGGCCTGGATGCCGTCGCCGGCCACCTGGACGGCGCCACCGACCGGACCGGCGGCGGGGGCTCCGCCCGAGTTCCCGGAGCTCCCGGAACCACCGGGGCTCGCGGCGGCCCGTGCCCGCTCGGCAGCCTCGCGGCGGCGCTGTTCGGCGCGACGCTCGGCGGCCTCCTGCGCGGCCAGGGCCTGGCCGATCTGGCCGGACGCACCCTGCGCGGCGTCGCCGAGTGCGGAGCCGCCCCCGTTGGCCAGCACCGGGCCGGCGGACAGCGCGGTGTCCGACGCCGACCGGCGCGACGAGTCGTTCACCATCGCCGCGGACAGCGACGGGTCCTCGGTGCCGGGCTGCAGCAGCGTCAGCACCATCGTCGCGGCGAGCACCGCGGCGGCGCCGACGCCCAGCGGGGCGAACCGGCGGACACGGGAGCGGGCGGGTCGTGACCGGTCGATCGCGACGACCGAGCCCGTCCCCGACACCTCGGGTTCGTGCAGGCCGGCGATGGCCCCGCCGGTGACCTCGGTGCGC harbors:
- a CDS encoding glycoside hydrolase family 16 protein gives rise to the protein MPAATLLQDRVSASGRHRVLDAGYDDTDPDIPDDTGAAVTADSPTGATTADAGRITWADTADPDPWAPGGRATGSGSRAVTGTGAHAAAGDTAAAGDETVAGGTAVTGTGAHAVPTTGTPGRRARRSTPSSAAGLSGVELFGGSSSPEEPAAPQAEVPAPRTEVTGGAIAGLHEPEVSGTGSVVAIDRSRPARSRVRRFAPLGVGAAAVLAATMVLTLLQPGTEDPSLSAAMVNDSSRRSASDTALSAGPVLANGGGSALGDAAQGASGQIGQALAAQEAAERRAEQRRREAAERARAAASPGGSGSSGNSGGAPAAGPVGGAVQVAGDGIQAALKMGWQAIGGDEFLGSTLGNNWSPYNGAGHDGQGRRTSDAISVENGNLVIRGDSQGNTGGMAWGTSQKYGKWEMRAQFPKGDKQYHPVLLLWPSEVSWPEGGEIDFAETTSASDDVSFFLHYGSSNSQKDAKKQLDITQWHNYAVEWTPDAIVGYVDGVEWFRSEDPNTFPPGPMHATIQLDYFPDGGSPEPSEMRVAWMRQYE